Genomic segment of Cryomorphaceae bacterium:
GCGAGAATGATGAGTTCCTGAAAAACCAGCTTGACCGCAACCTCAACTATGCCAAACAGTATTTCTCTGATGAGGGAATTGAGTTTACCACCAAGGTAAGCGAAGAAAAAAGTGGCGACTTTGACGAAGGGATTGTGGCGTATGCCAAGGAAATCAACGCTGACCTGATTGCGATTATGAACCTGGCAGCTAACTCACTTGTGGGCATGTTGGGCAGCGGTTATGTTCAGCGCATCCTCACCAACGATGCGCAGGTACCCGTATTGATTGTGAATCCCATCAGCACCACGATTTCCAAAACGTTTTTCCGCGCAATGGGCGGTTAATTATCACGTTGAATTATACTCTACCAGGCAATCAGCCCGCTGTGGAGTGTTGTTTCAATAAGCACTGAGGCGGCTCTTTATCTCCTGGAGATGAGCCGCCTTTTTAACTTGCCTCAATCTGATGGCAGACGGCGTAAAGTAGCGGTGAAGGTTGAAAAACTTAACTTGTATTTCGTCCCACTGTTTATCGGTTTTTATGATGCCATAGTGCATGAGCTCTACCTTAAGGCTATCAGCTATTGGGTGAAAGTCGTCTCTTCCGAGGTAGTCAAGGTCTGCGTCGCAAATTATTTCGTCCAGCTTGTTGTACGGGTGGTGTGGGACTCGAGTGGCTAAAATCATCTGGCCAATGGTGGCTACTTCCTCCGGGCTGTATCCGAATTGAGGCAACATCTCTGAGGCTATACCCGCGGCGAGCTCTTCGTTGTCCATGTATTGCTCACAAAAACCAATGTCGTGAAAAAGGGCGGCGGTGCGCACCATGATTGTGTCGTGCTTTGAAACACCTTCAAGGTAGCAAAGTCTGTCAGCCGCGCGAACCACGTCAGCAGTGTGTTTGATATCATGGTAAATCAACACATCCTCAAGCTCGTGAGCAAGCTTGGCAAACACCCAGTTTTCTGCTTCTTTGTAGTGCATTATCGTTTAGCAACAGGTAAAATTACGCATTCTTAAAAACCCACACCCACCATCAGGATATCATCTACCTGTGGGTGTCCCTCCATCCATGTATCGAGCCTTAACATGAACTCCTTTTGCTGCTCTTCCATGGGTAAGTGATGGGCAGACAGTATCATGCTTCTGAACTGCTTATACATGAACTTCCTCCCTTTTGGGCCGCCAAACTGATCTACAAAACCATCGGAAAAGAGGTACACCTTATCTCCCGGCAACATCGGAACTGTGTGTTGCTCAAAAACCACGTTGTCGCGTTCAATACCTCCAATTGAGCATTTGTTGGGTTTCAGTTCCTGAAGCGCACCGTTGCGCACAAGGTAGAGTTGAATATTGGCCCCTGCGTACTCGAGCGTACGTGTTCGGGTATCAAACACGCACAGGGCCATATCCATGCTGTCGCTTACGTTGTTCTCCTCGTTGGTTTTGTGCAGGTTTTGCTGCGCTATGAGGTGAAACGACGACAGAATCCGCTGTGGAGTAAGGTTTGCTTCGTTATCCTTTACCGCCTGATTTAAACCATTGAATCCCACAAGGCTCATAAATGCTCCTGGTACACCGTGCCCCGTGCTGTCAACCACTGCAAAAAGTTGTTTGTTCTTCAATTGCCTGAACCAATAAAAATCGCCACTGACGATATCGCGCGGTTTGTAAAACACAAAGCTGTCCGGAAACATTGTGCTGATTTCGCGCATGGGCGGCAGGATGGTTTCCTGCAGCCGTTTGGCCGAACGGATACTGGCAGTTACATCCTGGTAGAGTTCTTCTATTTGGTGGCTTTTTTCAACCACCTCCTGGGTTCGTTCTCTTACCTGACGTTCGAGGTTCCGTTCATTGTCGCCAAGTTCGCGAGCCATTTTCAGCAAAGCTGCGCCCAGTTTGTCTTCGTTGCTCAGCGGTTGGTAGGGGTAATCAAAGTTTCCCTGCCCCACTTTCTCGGCAAATTCGGTAGTGTGTTTTACGCTATCTATAAGCGTATTGAGTGCTTGCGCCATCTCTCCTATCTCATCGCGGGTAATTTTAACCGGCTCTTTGGGCACCACTCCCCTACCCATAGAGAGCAGTGCTGTTTTAAGCTGGCGCACGGGCCTCACAATGGATCTTCCTGTAAGAAGAGCAATAAGAATACCCCCCAGAAAAAGCCCTATTCCAAACGACCGGAGGTACACCTGTAACTGGTCGAACCCGGCGTGCATCTCAGCGCTGTCCCGATCCACGCTTTTTCGGATTTTGATAATCAGGTTATTGAGGTCAAAAAGAATTTCTTTGGCCTTTTCGTCAATTACACCGCCCTCTTCGGCCAGATCGCGTGCATAGAACACATTAAAGTCCTCGTCGTAGCTGCGCATATCCGGCAATTCCTTTTTAACAATCTCGTAGAGCTTAAGGAGTTCATCAATCGATTTGGTAATTCTGTTCTTCTTGATAACGTCATTCTCATCCCATGCAAGTGCTATTTTGTTCAGGCCTGCAATGATCTCCGGTAAATCCTCTTCGGTAATACGCTTCAGGGTGCGTTTTTCCTCGGTGTCTTCGCGGCTTTGCACAAAGGCCCAGTTGGTAATGAGCATTCGGGTGCGAATCACTTCATAGCGCAATTTTTCCAGCTGCTGCACCGACGGAATGTACACTTCATTGATGCGGTCGTTAATTCGGCGGGAATCTGTAAGGGTTTGGTTGGTAATAAGGAACACGAGCAAAATGCAGAGAATGATTACCCCGAAGCCAGTGTATAGCTTGCCTCCTATGGTAAACCGAAATTTCATGCCGGGGAGGCCAGGGGCTTCATTATTTGTTGGTTTGTTGGGTGTCCTTGAGCATTTCGCGGTATTTGTTCGCTTCCTCGTTGTTATTCAGGCTCAGGTAGATTCCCCTCAACGCGATGAGCGTTTCTCTGCGCTTGGGGTCAAGTTCATGTGCTTTAAGCATAAAGGGAAGCGCCTCACGGAACAACTCCACACTTTCGGCCTGAACCTTTACAATAGTTGGTATTTGAGCCTCCGCATCAATTTGCTCAATACCATAAGCGCCTTCGTTGTACAGGTTGATGGCAGTGTTGTAATTCGCCCCATAGTTTTCGGGGTCAATCTCAAGTACAACTTTGTAATTATCCAGCGCTTTAAACAGGAATTCTTTGTGCTTGTTGCGATCCTGCTCGTAGATTTTTCTATTGCTGGTTGCCAGGGCTTTAAAGTAAGTAATGTCGCGCTCTTCAAAGTTGAATGACGGTTCAATTGCGCGTTGAAGGTCTTTATAGGCTGCGTAAAGCTCTTCAGAGCGATGAATGGTTTTAGGGTCGAGTTCGCGCATTACCACCACCGCATCATTGTAAAGGGAAGAGGCAAGGTAGCGCAGCGATTTCAAGTTGTTTTCTTCGTACGCATTGCCGGCATCCAGTTCCATGGAGCGCTTGTAGGATTCAATGGCTTTTTCCCTGTGGGAGTGCCGCAAAGCATCGTTTTTAGCCTCATTGAACAGGTCTTTGTATACGAAGCCACGGATGTGCCAGCTCATGGCCTCCTCTTTACCTTCTTCTGAAACCACAGCAGCATCAATGAGCGATGCCGCACGAGCATAGTCTTTTTGCTGATAAGCCTCGTAAGCCTGTATGGTGGTAGCGGGCTGGGCCTGCACAAGGGGTGCCGTCAACAGAGCCGCACTCAACAGTGTGCTGAAGAAGATCAGGTTGTATGTGAGCTTTTTCATACGCATCAGTTTTCTACATGTAATGCGAGACCTTTCAATGACATGCCTACAAACAGGTTGTTTCGCTCTGCATTGGGAACGCTCAATTCGAACTTTAGATTATCGTCAACCACAATAAAATTGATTGCAACCCCCTTTGTGAGGGCTCCCTTGTGGTGAGAAATGAGCAGGGTGCTTGTACCATTCACATAGCTAATTACATCATCGAGAGATGAGCTGAATTCGTTGTCAACAAACAAAATGTGGCAGGTGGTGAAGTTCTGCGTGTTAGAAATTTTGCGAATTTCTATGGGCTGGCTACCAATGGTTTTACCATTATACTTAGTAACCAATTGCTGGTACATACTGGAGCTCCCCATTACACCTATGATGAAGTTGCCTTTTTTGAGATGATCGGGCCAATCTATCATCTTTGCAAAGTTGTAGATGTAACTGGCTTTGATGATGGCGGCAGTATCCTTTTCATCAAAGCGAGGTCCTTCAGGGTCGGTGGTAGGCGCAAAAGCCAACACCACCGACAATAGAGTCAGTACTGCCAAACACTTCAGAAAAGATACACCGCGCATCATGGGTTAAAGTTAACGCTACTTTCCTATAATGGTCATTGCGTGGATATTTGTTTTCCACGGTGTTATCTTAATAGCCCCGAGCCATCATTTACTTGCCCCGTTGCTAATAAATTTTGCTGGTCTATCTGTGCGCAGAAGGCATGTTCTCCAGGTCGCGATCAAACAGGTACAGCCCTCCCTTATCATTTCCTATCATGTTGAGTTTATCCATGATGGTTCGGGCCTGTGCTTCCTCTTCAATCTGCTCAGAAACATACCACTGCAAAAAGTTGTGGGTGGTATAGTCCTTCTCTTCCAGGGTGGTGTGAACCAAGCCGTTGATTTCTTCTGTTACCTTGATCTCATGACCTAACAAAGATTCAAAAATATCACCCAGGCTTTTGAATTTAGCTGGTGGCTGCTTGAGGGCAGGCACAATAGCGTGCCCCCCACGTTCATTGATAAATCGCACCAGTTTGAGCATGTGCATGCGTTCTTCGTCAGACTGTGTGTAGAGAAATTTAGCAGTGCCATTGAAGCCCTGGGTTTCTGCCCATGAAGCCATTGAAAGGTAAAACTGTGAGCTGTCTGCTTCTACCTCTACCTGCCTGTTAAGCGCCTTTTCTATTTTTTTGGATAGCATAATTGTTCTTAGTTTTAGCGAATTCAAAGTTAGGTTTTATCTGCCTACTAACAAACCTGTCGGTGTTCCGTTTAAAAATCATGTCGCGCAAGAAGAAAAAATCAGGCCAGGAAAAGAAAGGATCACCAGGAAAATCAGCCGGGCAGGATTTGTCGGTGGCTGTCATTGCTGCCTTTAAGCGGGAAGAAAACCGCCCCATGAATTACAAGCAGTTACTGGCCAGCATGGGCTTACACAAGCCCGCAAAGGGCGTGCTTCAGCGGACCCTCGAGAAAATGCTGTACAGTGATTTACTGGACGTGACCAGCCGGGGTAAGTATCGCCTGGTTGATTTTACCCCTGGCGAACTTACCGGTGTTTTGCAGGTAACCCGGCGCGGCGTAGGATATTTACTCACCGAGCAGGGAGAGGAAGATGTGGTGATTAATCCCAAAGACATGGGAACGGCCTTTGATGGTGATACCGTGGCGGTTGTTCTGAAAGGAAAACGATCGGGT
This window contains:
- a CDS encoding phosphohydrolase is translated as MHYKEAENWVFAKLAHELEDVLIYHDIKHTADVVRAADRLCYLEGVSKHDTIMVRTAALFHDIGFCEQYMDNEELAAGIASEMLPQFGYSPEEVATIGQMILATRVPHHPYNKLDEIICDADLDYLGRDDFHPIADSLKVELMHYGIIKTDKQWDEIQVKFFNLHRYFTPSAIRLRQVKKAAHLQEIKSRLSAY
- a CDS encoding HAMP domain-containing protein, with the protein product MKFRFTIGGKLYTGFGVIILCILLVFLITNQTLTDSRRINDRINEVYIPSVQQLEKLRYEVIRTRMLITNWAFVQSREDTEEKRTLKRITEEDLPEIIAGLNKIALAWDENDVIKKNRITKSIDELLKLYEIVKKELPDMRSYDEDFNVFYARDLAEEGGVIDEKAKEILFDLNNLIIKIRKSVDRDSAEMHAGFDQLQVYLRSFGIGLFLGGILIALLTGRSIVRPVRQLKTALLSMGRGVVPKEPVKITRDEIGEMAQALNTLIDSVKHTTEFAEKVGQGNFDYPYQPLSNEDKLGAALLKMARELGDNERNLERQVRERTQEVVEKSHQIEELYQDVTASIRSAKRLQETILPPMREISTMFPDSFVFYKPRDIVSGDFYWFRQLKNKQLFAVVDSTGHGVPGAFMSLVGFNGLNQAVKDNEANLTPQRILSSFHLIAQQNLHKTNEENNVSDSMDMALCVFDTRTRTLEYAGANIQLYLVRNGALQELKPNKCSIGGIERDNVVFEQHTVPMLPGDKVYLFSDGFVDQFGGPKGRKFMYKQFRSMILSAHHLPMEEQQKEFMLRLDTWMEGHPQVDDILMVGVGF
- a CDS encoding ferritin — protein: MLSKKIEKALNRQVEVEADSSQFYLSMASWAETQGFNGTAKFLYTQSDEERMHMLKLVRFINERGGHAIVPALKQPPAKFKSLGDIFESLLGHEIKVTEEINGLVHTTLEEKDYTTHNFLQWYVSEQIEEEAQARTIMDKLNMIGNDKGGLYLFDRDLENMPSAHR
- a CDS encoding YfiR family protein, with the protein product MMRGVSFLKCLAVLTLLSVVLAFAPTTDPEGPRFDEKDTAAIIKASYIYNFAKMIDWPDHLKKGNFIIGVMGSSSMYQQLVTKYNGKTIGSQPIEIRKISNTQNFTTCHILFVDNEFSSSLDDVISYVNGTSTLLISHHKGALTKGVAINFIVVDDNLKFELSVPNAERNNLFVGMSLKGLALHVEN